A single region of the Arthrobacter sp. V1I7 genome encodes:
- the rplA gene encoding 50S ribosomal protein L1: protein MAKRSKAYEAAAAKIDAEKFYAPFEAVTLAKDTNPSKFDATVEVAFRLGVDPRKADQMVRGTVNLPHGTGKVARVLVFATGEKAEAAIAAGADFVGSDDLIEKIAAGWTDFDSAVATPDLMGKVGRLGKVLGPRNLMPNPKTGTVTADVAKAVNDIKGGKIDFRVDKHSNLHFIIGKVSFDAIKLAENYAAALEEVLRLKPSASKGRYIQKATVATTFGPGITVDPNVTKVLTEV from the coding sequence ATGGCAAAGCGCAGCAAAGCATATGAGGCAGCCGCAGCCAAGATCGACGCGGAGAAGTTCTACGCGCCGTTCGAGGCAGTGACGCTGGCCAAGGACACCAACCCGTCCAAGTTCGACGCCACCGTTGAGGTTGCATTCCGCCTGGGTGTAGACCCGCGTAAGGCTGACCAGATGGTCCGCGGCACCGTGAACCTGCCGCACGGCACCGGTAAGGTTGCCCGCGTCCTCGTCTTCGCAACGGGCGAAAAGGCCGAAGCAGCAATCGCTGCCGGCGCCGACTTCGTTGGTTCCGATGACCTGATCGAAAAGATCGCAGCCGGCTGGACCGACTTCGATTCCGCCGTCGCCACCCCTGACCTCATGGGCAAGGTTGGCCGCCTCGGTAAGGTCCTGGGTCCGCGCAACCTGATGCCGAACCCGAAGACCGGTACCGTGACCGCTGACGTCGCCAAGGCCGTCAACGACATCAAGGGCGGCAAGATCGACTTCCGCGTCGACAAGCACTCGAACCTGCACTTCATCATCGGCAAGGTTTCGTTCGACGCCATCAAGCTGGCCGAGAACTACGCAGCCGCACTGGAAGAGGTCCTTCGCCTCAAGCCGTCCGCTTCCAAGGGACGCTACATCCAGAAGGCCACCGTCGCCACCACGTTTGGCCCGGGCATCACGGTTGACCCCAACGTCACCAAGGTCCTGACCGAGGTCTAG
- a CDS encoding aminoacyl-tRNA deacylase translates to MKDKGAATAVAGGADGGKGRERFLADAAARGLEVRVVERLAANSLEEAARILGIQPGDIVKSLVVKHKDGSFLFALIPGDRQISWPKLRALVGVNKLSLPAADVALAATGYERGTITPLGSTVAWPVYADRSISGRRISMGAGEHGYSAFVDADALTGALDAVIADISDPS, encoded by the coding sequence GTGAAGGACAAGGGAGCAGCGACCGCCGTCGCGGGCGGAGCCGACGGCGGGAAGGGCCGGGAGCGCTTCCTGGCCGACGCCGCCGCCCGGGGGCTGGAGGTCCGCGTCGTCGAGCGCCTCGCCGCGAACAGCCTCGAGGAGGCCGCACGAATCCTCGGGATCCAGCCGGGGGACATTGTGAAATCCCTCGTCGTCAAGCACAAGGACGGAAGCTTCCTGTTCGCCCTGATCCCTGGGGACCGGCAGATTTCCTGGCCCAAGCTCCGGGCGCTCGTGGGCGTCAACAAGCTGTCACTGCCGGCGGCGGACGTCGCACTGGCGGCCACGGGCTACGAGCGCGGCACCATCACGCCGCTCGGCAGCACGGTGGCCTGGCCGGTGTACGCCGACCGGAGTATCAGCGGCCGGCGGATTTCCATGGGAGCCGGTGAACACGGCTACAGCGCCTTCGTCGACGCCGACGCCCTGACGGGCGCCCTGGACGCCGTCATCGCGGACATTTCGGACCCGAGCTGA
- the rplK gene encoding 50S ribosomal protein L11 — protein sequence MAPKKKVTGLIKLQIQAGAANPAPPIGPALGQHGVNIMEFCKAYNAATESQRGNVIPVEITVYEDRSFTFITKTPPAAELIKKAAGVAKGSPTPHTVKVAKLTQAQVNEIATTKMEDLNATSLEGAAKIIAGTARSMGITVEG from the coding sequence TTGGCTCCCAAGAAGAAGGTCACCGGCCTCATCAAGCTGCAGATCCAGGCAGGTGCCGCTAACCCGGCCCCGCCGATCGGTCCTGCGCTCGGCCAGCACGGTGTCAACATCATGGAATTCTGCAAGGCGTACAACGCCGCGACGGAATCCCAGCGCGGCAACGTCATTCCGGTTGAAATCACGGTCTACGAGGACCGCTCGTTCACGTTTATCACCAAGACCCCGCCGGCTGCAGAGCTCATCAAGAAGGCTGCAGGCGTCGCCAAGGGTTCGCCTACCCCGCACACCGTCAAGGTTGCCAAGCTGACCCAGGCCCAGGTCAACGAGATCGCCACCACCAAGATGGAAGATCTCAACGCCACGAGCCTCGAAGGCGCCGCGAAGATCATCGCCGGTACCGCCCGTTCGATGGGTATCACCGTCGAGGGTTAA
- the rplL gene encoding 50S ribosomal protein L7/L12 has product MAKLTNEELIEAFKELTIIELSEFVKLFEETFEVTAAAVAVAGPAGGGAAEEAEEQTEFDVVLEHPGDKKIAVIKEVRAITSLGLKEAKDLVDSAPKAVLEGVTKEAAEKAVAQLEEAGARVTLK; this is encoded by the coding sequence ATGGCGAAGCTCACCAACGAAGAGCTCATTGAAGCTTTCAAGGAACTGACCATCATCGAGCTCTCCGAGTTCGTCAAGCTCTTCGAAGAGACCTTCGAAGTTACCGCTGCCGCGGTTGCAGTTGCTGGCCCCGCCGGCGGCGGCGCTGCTGAAGAAGCTGAAGAGCAGACCGAATTCGACGTCGTCCTGGAACACCCGGGCGACAAGAAGATCGCAGTGATCAAGGAAGTACGCGCAATCACTTCCCTGGGCCTCAAGGAAGCCAAGGACCTGGTTGACAGCGCTCCCAAGGCTGTTCTCGAAGGTGTCACCAAGGAAGCTGCCGAGAAGGCTGTTGCACAGCTCGAAGAAGCTGGCGCTCGCGTTACCCTCAAGTAA
- the rplJ gene encoding 50S ribosomal protein L10 codes for MATPSKVSAVAEITNDFKESNAAVLTEYRGLTVAQLKQLRVSLGQDTKFSVVKNTLTAIAAKEAGVEAFNDQLSGPTAIAFIKGDAVAAAKSLTDFAKANKQLVIKTGYFEGKALNASEVAALAALESRELQLAKVAGILKAPAAAAARIIDALRLKLEEENGAPAAAEAPAAEEAPAEAVAPADAPAADAAAEAEAPADAAAPEEK; via the coding sequence ATGGCAACGCCTAGCAAGGTTTCAGCAGTAGCTGAGATCACTAACGATTTCAAGGAATCGAACGCCGCTGTCCTGACCGAATACCGTGGGCTCACCGTTGCACAGCTCAAGCAGCTGCGTGTCTCTCTCGGCCAGGACACCAAGTTCTCGGTCGTAAAGAACACCCTGACCGCCATTGCAGCCAAGGAAGCTGGTGTCGAAGCATTCAACGACCAGCTCTCCGGCCCCACTGCAATCGCGTTCATCAAGGGTGACGCAGTTGCCGCTGCCAAGAGCCTGACGGATTTTGCCAAGGCCAACAAGCAGCTGGTTATCAAGACCGGTTACTTCGAGGGCAAGGCACTGAACGCGAGCGAAGTCGCTGCCCTGGCAGCACTCGAGTCCCGCGAGCTGCAGCTCGCCAAGGTTGCAGGCATCCTCAAGGCTCCTGCTGCCGCCGCTGCACGCATCATCGACGCACTGCGTCTCAAGCTTGAAGAAGAGAACGGTGCGCCGGCAGCAGCCGAAGCACCCGCCGCTGAAGAAGCTCCGGCCGAGGCTGTTGCTCCGGCCGATGCTCCCGCAGCAGATGCAGCAGCAGAAGCCGAAGCTCCGGCCGACGCCGCAGCCCCCGAAGAGAAGTAA
- a CDS encoding GNAT family N-acetyltransferase: MANDVRIEQLWIPDAVDGPDAADFLAAIEVGRKVRMQTWGSDDLAYAPQEKLLEMADPYERQVILVAKIGSEIVGTVDIALPLSDNLDLAEFTLDILPEFQGQGVGRQLLEAAEHFARDEGRHTILIDTNHPGASLGDSEAGQLVPGSGLGFVPLGTREVEFARHTGYTLQHIEKFSACALPLDTKLVAELEAEAEEANGGRYRLHHWTDRCPDQWLESVAALENRAGEDGVPGVDMEDMVFDGGILREAEEIAIVQGRRTVVTAVEHIATGELVGLTTISVLALRPDVVFQDDTVVLQEHRGNKLGLLIKVANMVRLSEQFPDARVLYTWNAPENRYLLKVNQQLGFTTAGVTGIWQKELPDFGPSVS, from the coding sequence ATGGCAAATGACGTACGGATTGAACAGCTTTGGATCCCCGACGCCGTGGACGGACCGGACGCCGCCGACTTCCTGGCCGCGATTGAAGTGGGCCGCAAGGTGCGCATGCAGACCTGGGGGAGTGACGACCTCGCGTACGCTCCGCAGGAGAAGCTGCTCGAGATGGCGGACCCCTATGAACGCCAGGTGATCCTCGTGGCCAAGATCGGCAGCGAGATCGTCGGCACCGTGGACATTGCGTTGCCGCTCTCGGACAACCTTGACCTCGCCGAATTCACGCTCGACATCCTGCCGGAGTTCCAGGGGCAGGGCGTGGGCCGGCAACTGCTCGAAGCTGCGGAACACTTCGCCCGGGACGAGGGCAGGCACACGATCCTGATCGACACGAACCATCCGGGCGCGTCGCTGGGCGACAGCGAGGCCGGGCAGCTTGTCCCCGGCAGCGGCCTCGGTTTCGTTCCGCTGGGCACCCGCGAGGTGGAGTTCGCCCGGCACACCGGTTACACCCTGCAGCACATCGAAAAATTCAGCGCCTGCGCCCTGCCGCTCGATACTAAGCTCGTGGCCGAACTGGAGGCCGAGGCGGAGGAAGCCAACGGTGGCCGCTACCGCCTGCATCACTGGACCGACCGGTGCCCTGACCAGTGGCTCGAGTCCGTCGCGGCGCTGGAAAACCGTGCCGGTGAAGACGGAGTGCCGGGAGTCGACATGGAGGACATGGTGTTCGACGGCGGGATCCTCCGCGAGGCGGAAGAGATCGCGATCGTGCAGGGCCGCCGCACGGTAGTCACCGCCGTCGAACATATCGCCACCGGCGAGCTCGTCGGCCTGACCACCATCAGCGTGCTCGCGCTGCGCCCCGACGTCGTGTTCCAGGACGACACGGTGGTCCTTCAGGAGCACCGCGGCAACAAGCTCGGCCTGCTGATCAAGGTCGCCAACATGGTGCGGCTCTCGGAACAGTTCCCCGATGCCAGGGTCCTCTACACCTGGAACGCCCCGGAAAACCGGTACCTGCTCAAGGTCAACCAGCAGCTCGGTTTCACCACTGCGGGCGTGACCGGGATCTGGCAGAAGGAACTGCCGGACTTCGGGCCCAGCGTCAGCTGA
- a CDS encoding GNAT family N-acetyltransferase: MTTTPYHIEPLALPAAIDSADAGAFLAVAELCDALTLETWGNLDRSAPPAARLQDWRDNAYRTVRVFFVRQGGRVVGSSWIRCEVQENLRSALLHVQVLNEFTRRGIGRTLLQHAQELAAAEGRTILQSFTEHPADFDADGPGLLRPATGTGSLPADARGVRFALEAGYRLEQVERFSVLDVPAHAGTWDGLERDAVARAGEDYELLAWTGSCPDDYVDELAVLMSRMSTDVPTGELSYDEETWDVARVRHIEDIWKRAGIVSLVAAARHRPSGKLAAYSVLQLTPSKPWLADQDDTLVAKPHRGHRLGMLVKLLNLRRLRSEYPGVERVITFNAAENDHMLDINVALGFRPAGWDGEWQRIVAA, from the coding sequence GTGACTACAACGCCGTACCACATCGAGCCCCTCGCCCTCCCGGCCGCCATCGATTCCGCCGACGCCGGCGCCTTCCTGGCAGTCGCGGAGCTGTGCGATGCCCTGACGCTCGAAACCTGGGGCAACCTGGACCGGTCAGCCCCGCCCGCGGCCCGGCTTCAGGATTGGCGGGACAATGCCTACCGGACGGTCCGGGTCTTCTTCGTGCGCCAGGGAGGGCGGGTGGTGGGCAGTTCGTGGATCAGGTGCGAAGTCCAGGAGAACCTTCGCAGCGCCCTCCTGCACGTCCAGGTGCTGAATGAATTCACCCGCCGGGGGATCGGCCGGACGCTGCTGCAGCATGCGCAGGAGCTGGCAGCCGCCGAGGGCCGCACGATCCTGCAGAGCTTTACGGAACATCCCGCCGATTTCGACGCCGACGGTCCGGGCCTGCTCCGGCCCGCCACCGGAACGGGGTCCCTGCCCGCCGACGCGCGGGGTGTCCGGTTCGCGCTGGAGGCAGGCTACCGCCTCGAGCAGGTCGAGCGCTTCAGCGTCCTTGATGTGCCGGCACACGCCGGGACCTGGGATGGCCTGGAACGGGATGCTGTGGCCAGGGCCGGGGAGGACTATGAGCTCCTCGCCTGGACGGGGAGCTGCCCGGATGATTACGTCGACGAGCTTGCCGTCCTGATGTCCCGGATGAGCACCGACGTGCCGACCGGAGAGCTGAGCTATGACGAGGAAACCTGGGACGTCGCCCGCGTCCGGCACATCGAGGACATCTGGAAGCGGGCAGGAATCGTCTCCCTCGTGGCCGCCGCCCGGCACCGGCCCAGCGGTAAGTTGGCCGCCTACTCGGTGCTGCAGCTCACGCCCTCGAAACCCTGGTTGGCGGATCAGGACGACACCCTCGTAGCCAAGCCCCACCGCGGCCACCGGCTCGGCATGCTCGTGAAGCTGCTCAACCTGCGTCGTCTGCGGTCCGAATACCCGGGCGTGGAACGCGTGATCACGTTCAACGCGGCGGAAAACGATCACATGCTGGACATCAACGTCGCGCTCGGCTTCCGGCCCGCGGGCTGGGACGGCGAATGGCAGCGCATCGTCGCGGCGTAA
- a CDS encoding acetyl-CoA C-acetyltransferase: MSNSADNNDVVILAASRTPLGRLNGQLASFTAVELGAHAIRAALAASGVKADQVDSVIMGQVLQAGAGQNPARQSAVAAGIGWNVPTVTINKVCLSGLTAVIDAARMIRGGDATVVVAGGQESMTRAPHVLPGSRQGWTYGTVQALDAAAHDGLTDAFDGQSMGLSTESKNLVLGIDRTSQDEVAAASHQRAARAAKDGVFDGEIAPISVKQRKGDPVVVEADEGIRPNTTVQSLAGLRAAFVTDGTITAGNSSPLSDGAAALVLCSRKFAEDNGLDYLAVVGKPGQVAGPDNSLHSQPSNAIQSALDKAGWSTADLDFIEINEAFGSVAVQSLKDLEYPLDKCNLHGGAIALGHPIGASGARLALHAAHELKRRGSGKAAVSLCGGGGQGEALLLYRD, translated from the coding sequence ATGAGCAACTCCGCGGACAACAATGATGTTGTCATCCTTGCCGCTTCCCGCACGCCCCTGGGCCGCCTCAATGGCCAGCTGGCCAGCTTCACGGCCGTGGAGCTCGGTGCCCACGCGATCCGGGCGGCGCTGGCCGCCAGCGGGGTGAAAGCCGATCAGGTGGACTCGGTCATCATGGGCCAGGTACTGCAGGCCGGAGCGGGCCAGAACCCCGCGCGCCAGAGCGCCGTCGCCGCCGGCATCGGCTGGAACGTCCCCACTGTCACCATCAACAAGGTCTGCCTCTCCGGCCTCACCGCCGTCATTGACGCTGCCCGGATGATCCGCGGCGGCGACGCCACGGTCGTCGTCGCCGGCGGCCAGGAATCCATGACGCGCGCCCCGCACGTCCTTCCCGGCTCCCGGCAGGGCTGGACCTACGGAACCGTGCAGGCGCTCGACGCCGCCGCCCACGACGGCCTGACCGATGCCTTCGACGGCCAGTCCATGGGGCTGTCGACCGAGAGCAAGAACCTCGTCCTGGGCATCGACCGCACTTCCCAGGACGAGGTCGCCGCCGCCTCGCACCAGCGCGCTGCCCGGGCAGCGAAGGACGGGGTGTTCGACGGCGAGATTGCCCCGATCAGCGTCAAGCAGCGCAAGGGCGATCCGGTCGTCGTGGAGGCCGACGAAGGCATCCGCCCCAACACCACGGTGCAGTCGCTGGCCGGGCTGCGGGCGGCCTTCGTCACGGACGGGACGATCACTGCGGGCAACTCCTCTCCCCTGTCCGACGGCGCCGCGGCCCTCGTGCTCTGCTCGCGGAAGTTCGCCGAGGACAACGGGCTGGATTATCTTGCCGTTGTCGGCAAGCCCGGGCAGGTTGCCGGCCCCGACAACTCGCTGCACTCCCAGCCCTCCAATGCCATCCAGAGCGCGCTGGACAAGGCGGGCTGGTCCACCGCGGACCTGGACTTCATCGAAATCAACGAAGCTTTCGGCTCCGTGGCCGTCCAGTCCCTCAAGGATCTCGAGTACCCGCTGGACAAATGCAACCTCCACGGCGGGGCCATCGCCCTGGGACACCCGATCGGCGCCTCCGGTGCCCGGCTGGCGCTGCACGCGGCGCACGAACTGAAACGGAGGGGCAGCGGCAAGGCGGCCGTCTCCCTCTGCGGCGGCGGGGGCCAGGGCGAAGCCCTCCTGCTGTACCGCGACTGA
- the rpoB gene encoding DNA-directed RNA polymerase subunit beta, producing the protein MVASSTSNVNNAATAINAESTDGATRRLSFAKIHEPLDVPNLLALQTDSFDWLVGNERWQARVAKAVEEGDLSVATSSGLSDIFEEISPIEDFQGTMSLSFSEPEFADPKYTMAECKDRDATYSAPLYVKAEFMNNNTGEIKQQTVFMGDFPLMTEKGTFVVNGTERVVVSQLVRSPGAYFERTADKTSDKDIFTAKIIPSRGAWFELEIDKRDQVGVRLDRKRKQSVTVLLKALGWTEGQILEEFGQYDSMRATLEKDATETREDALLDIYRKLRPGEPPTVEAAQSLLDNLYFNSKRYDLAKVGRYKINRKLGIDRSLGDKEASVLHVEDIVAMIKFLVALHAGEKTLTGKRDGQDHELRVEIDDIDHFGNRRIRAVGELIENQVRTGLSRMERVVRERMTTQDVEAITPQTLINIRPVVAAIKEFFGTSQLSQFMDQNNPLSGLTHKRRLSALGPGGLSRDRAGMEVRDVHPSHYGRMCPIETPEGPNIGLIGSLASYGRINPFGFIETPYRLVSEGVVSDEVQYLTADDEAEVLIAQANAPLDANKKFAEETVLVRARGGGGEPVLVPAADVEFMDVSPRQMVSVATALIPFLEHDDANRALMGANMQRQAVPLVRSEAPFVGTGMERAAAVDAGDVVIAKKAGVVTEVSAELVIMLNDDGTETNYRINKFARSNQGNCYNHRVLVSEGQRLEVGGIIADGPATDQGELALGKNLLVAFMSWEGHNFEDAIILSQRIVAEDVLSSIHIEEHEIDARDTKLGAEEITRDIPNVSEEVLAGLDERGIIHIGAEVEAGDILVGKVTPKGETELTPEERLLRAIFGEKSREVRDTSLKVPHGESGTVIGVRVFDRDNDDELPPGVNQLVRVYVAAKRKITDGDKLAGRHGNKGVISKILPIEDMPFLADGTPVDIVLNPLGVPGRMNVGQVLETHLGWVAKTGWKIEGEPDWVKQLPNLPRESGSTTVATPVFDGAREEEITGLLDSTNVTRDGDRLINSSGKTRLFDGRSGEPFPDPISVGYMYILKLHHLVDDKIHARSTGPYSMITQQPLGGKAQFGGQRFGEMEVWALEAYGAAYTLQELLTIKSDDIHGRVKVYEAIVKGENIPEPGVPESFKVLIKEMQSLCLNVEVLSTDGTTIEMRDSDDAVFTAAEELGIDLSRAEPSSVEEV; encoded by the coding sequence TTGGTCGCCTCGAGCACCTCTAATGTAAACAACGCTGCAACCGCTATCAATGCCGAAAGCACCGACGGTGCAACCCGGCGGCTCTCATTCGCAAAGATTCACGAACCTCTTGACGTTCCGAATCTGCTTGCCCTGCAAACGGACAGCTTCGACTGGCTGGTCGGAAATGAACGCTGGCAGGCCCGCGTAGCGAAGGCCGTCGAAGAAGGCGACCTGAGCGTCGCCACGTCCTCCGGTCTTTCCGACATCTTCGAAGAGATCTCCCCGATCGAGGATTTCCAGGGCACCATGTCCCTGAGCTTCTCCGAGCCGGAGTTCGCTGACCCGAAGTACACCATGGCCGAGTGCAAGGACCGGGACGCTACCTACTCGGCTCCGCTGTACGTTAAAGCCGAATTCATGAACAACAACACGGGCGAAATCAAGCAGCAGACCGTGTTCATGGGTGACTTCCCGCTGATGACCGAAAAGGGCACCTTCGTCGTCAACGGCACCGAGCGTGTTGTCGTCTCCCAGCTGGTCCGTTCCCCGGGCGCGTACTTCGAGCGCACCGCCGACAAGACCAGCGACAAGGACATCTTCACCGCGAAGATCATCCCGTCCCGCGGCGCCTGGTTCGAACTCGAAATCGACAAGCGCGACCAGGTCGGCGTTCGCCTCGACCGCAAGCGCAAGCAGTCCGTCACGGTGCTGCTGAAGGCCCTCGGCTGGACCGAAGGCCAGATCCTCGAAGAGTTCGGCCAGTACGACTCCATGCGCGCAACGCTGGAGAAGGACGCCACCGAAACCCGCGAAGACGCCTTGCTGGACATCTACCGGAAGCTGCGACCGGGCGAGCCGCCCACGGTCGAGGCTGCCCAGTCCCTGCTGGACAACCTGTACTTCAACTCCAAGCGCTACGATCTGGCCAAGGTCGGCCGTTACAAGATCAACCGCAAGCTTGGCATCGACCGCTCCCTTGGTGACAAGGAAGCGTCCGTCCTGCACGTGGAAGACATCGTCGCGATGATCAAGTTCCTCGTTGCCCTGCACGCCGGTGAGAAGACCCTCACGGGCAAGCGTGACGGCCAGGACCACGAGCTGCGCGTTGAGATCGACGACATCGACCACTTCGGCAACCGCCGCATCCGCGCCGTCGGCGAGCTCATCGAGAACCAGGTCCGCACCGGCCTGTCCCGCATGGAGCGCGTTGTCCGCGAGCGTATGACGACCCAGGACGTCGAGGCCATCACGCCGCAGACGCTGATCAACATCCGCCCCGTCGTGGCAGCCATCAAGGAGTTCTTCGGAACGTCCCAGCTGTCACAGTTCATGGACCAGAACAACCCGCTCTCGGGCTTGACCCACAAGCGCCGCCTGTCCGCGCTGGGCCCGGGCGGTCTGTCCCGCGACCGTGCAGGCATGGAAGTCCGAGACGTTCACCCGTCGCACTACGGACGCATGTGCCCGATCGAAACCCCGGAAGGCCCGAACATCGGCCTGATCGGTTCGCTGGCTTCCTACGGACGGATCAACCCGTTCGGCTTCATCGAGACGCCGTACCGTCTCGTGTCCGAGGGTGTTGTCTCCGATGAGGTCCAGTACCTGACGGCCGACGACGAAGCCGAGGTCCTGATCGCACAGGCCAACGCTCCGCTCGATGCGAACAAGAAGTTCGCCGAAGAGACAGTCCTCGTCCGCGCCCGTGGTGGTGGAGGCGAGCCCGTGCTGGTTCCCGCCGCCGACGTCGAGTTCATGGACGTTTCCCCGCGCCAGATGGTGTCCGTGGCTACCGCCCTGATCCCGTTCCTCGAGCATGACGATGCAAACCGCGCCCTCATGGGTGCCAACATGCAGCGCCAGGCCGTGCCGCTGGTCCGTTCCGAGGCGCCGTTCGTCGGTACCGGCATGGAGCGCGCCGCAGCAGTCGATGCCGGTGACGTCGTCATCGCGAAGAAGGCAGGTGTGGTGACCGAGGTCTCCGCTGAGCTGGTCATCATGCTCAACGACGACGGTACGGAAACCAACTACCGGATCAACAAGTTCGCCCGCTCCAACCAGGGCAACTGCTACAACCACCGCGTTCTGGTGAGCGAAGGCCAGCGCCTGGAGGTCGGCGGCATCATCGCCGACGGCCCGGCAACGGACCAGGGCGAACTTGCCCTCGGTAAGAACCTGCTCGTGGCATTCATGTCATGGGAAGGCCACAACTTCGAGGATGCCATCATCCTGTCCCAGCGCATCGTGGCTGAGGACGTTCTTTCCTCCATCCACATCGAGGAGCACGAGATCGATGCCCGCGACACCAAACTTGGTGCCGAGGAAATCACCCGTGACATCCCCAACGTGTCCGAGGAGGTCCTGGCCGGCCTGGACGAGCGTGGCATCATCCACATCGGTGCCGAGGTTGAAGCCGGCGACATCCTGGTCGGAAAGGTCACACCCAAGGGCGAGACCGAGCTGACTCCGGAAGAGCGCCTGCTGCGCGCCATCTTCGGTGAGAAGTCCCGCGAAGTGCGCGACACCTCGCTGAAGGTTCCGCACGGCGAGTCCGGCACCGTGATCGGTGTCCGTGTCTTCGACCGCGACAACGACGACGAGCTGCCCCCGGGCGTCAACCAGCTGGTCCGCGTCTACGTCGCTGCCAAGCGCAAGATCACCGACGGCGACAAGCTCGCCGGCCGTCACGGCAACAAGGGCGTCATCTCCAAGATCCTCCCGATCGAGGACATGCCCTTCCTTGCCGACGGTACCCCCGTTGATATCGTCCTGAACCCGTTGGGTGTTCCGGGCCGTATGAACGTCGGCCAGGTGCTGGAAACGCACCTCGGCTGGGTTGCCAAGACCGGCTGGAAGATCGAGGGCGAGCCCGACTGGGTCAAGCAGCTGCCGAACCTGCCGCGCGAGAGTGGCTCGACCACTGTTGCAACGCCGGTCTTCGACGGTGCCCGTGAAGAGGAAATCACCGGCCTGCTCGACTCCACCAACGTCACCCGCGACGGCGACCGCCTGATCAACTCCTCGGGCAAGACCCGTCTGTTCGACGGCCGCTCCGGCGAGCCGTTCCCGGATCCGATCTCGGTCGGCTACATGTACATCCTGAAGCTCCACCACCTGGTGGACGACAAGATCCACGCACGCTCCACCGGCCCGTACTCCATGATCACGCAGCAGCCGCTGGGTGGTAAGGCACAGTTCGGTGGCCAGCGCTTCGGTGAAATGGAAGTGTGGGCGCTCGAAGCTTACGGTGCCGCCTACACGCTCCAGGAACTCCTCACGATCAAGTCGGATGACATCCATGGTCGTGTGAAGGTCTACGAAGCCATCGTCAAGGGCGAGAACATCCCGGAGCCGGGCGTTCCTGAGTCCTTCAAGGTCTTGATCAAGGAAATGCAGTCGCTGTGCCTGAACGTGGAAGTGCTTTCCACGGACGGAACCACAATTGAAATGCGTGACTCTGATGACGCAGTCTTCACGGCTGCGGAAGAACTGGGCATCGATCTGTCTCGTGCAGAGCCCAGTTCCGTAGAAGAGGTCTAG